From the Pongo pygmaeus isolate AG05252 chromosome X, NHGRI_mPonPyg2-v2.0_pri, whole genome shotgun sequence genome, one window contains:
- the LOC129024475 gene encoding transducin-like enhancer protein 1 produces the protein MFPQSRHPTPHQAAGQPFKFTIPESLDQIKEEFQFLQAQCRSLKLECEKLASEKTEMQRHYVMYYKMLHGLNIEMHKQTEIAKRLNTICAQVIPFLSQEHQQQVAQAVERAKQVTMAELNAIIGQQQLQAQHRSHGHRPPVPLTPHPSGLQPPRIPPLGGSAGLLALSSALSGQSYLAIKDDKKHHDAEHHRGERPGKPD, from the coding sequence ATGTTCCCGCAGAGCAGGCACCCGACGCCGCACCAGGCTGCAGGCCAGCCCTTCAAGTTCACTATCCCGGAGTCCCTGGACCAGATTAAAGAGGAATTCCAGTTCCTGCAGGCGCAGTGTCGCAGCCTTAAATTGGAATGTGAGAAACTGGCAAGTGAAAAGACAGAAATGCAGAGGCACTATGTGATGTATTACAAAATGTTACACGGATTAAACATTGAAATGCACAAACAGACTGAAATCGCCAAGAGATTGAATACGATTTGTGCACAAGTCATCCCATTTCTGTCTCAGGAACATCAACAACAGGTGGCCCAGGCTGTCGAACGTGCCAAACAGGTGACCATGGCAGAGTTGAATGCCATCATCGGGCAGCAGCAGTTGCAAGCTCAGCATCGTTCTCATGGCCACAGACCCCCAGTTCCCCTTACGCCTCACCCTTCGGGACTTCAGCCTCCTAGAATCCCGCCCCTCGGGGGCAGTGCCGGCCTTCTTGCACTGTCTAGTGCTCTGAGTGGGCAGTCTTACTTGGCAATAAAAGATGACAAGAAGCATCACGATGCAGAGCACCACAGAGGTGAGAGGCCCGGCAAGCCAGATTAG